A single Bacteroidota bacterium DNA region contains:
- the coaBC gene encoding bifunctional phosphopantothenoylcysteine decarboxylase/phosphopantothenate--cysteine ligase CoaBC: MLTGKNILLGITGSIAAYKSAFLTRLLVKAGANVKVVMTPFAKEFITPLTLSTLSKNPVYSEFIANAHGEWNNHVDLALWADYILIAPATADAMAKMANGICDNLLLAIYLSAKSQVVVAPAMDLDMWKHAATKENLKKLKSFGNIIIPPDSGELASGLEGEGRMAEPQAIVQFLSEQIKKNSPLSGKKALVTAGPTYEAIDPVRFIGNHSSGKMGFAVAEALAKSGAEVTLVCGPNSLSVKNNSIKRIDVTTADEMYAQCKKNSKADIIVMAAAVADFTPREKAKAKIKKGITEIQEIKVEPTKDILSELGKHKNGSLLVGFALETENAIQNAKKKLYNKNMDLIVLNSPTSETGFMHDTNKITIIEKRFDSAQRDKVKKFELMSKENCAKEIVNEIIRKVK, from the coding sequence ATGTTAACCGGAAAAAATATTCTGCTTGGAATCACCGGCAGTATTGCCGCCTATAAAAGCGCATTCCTCACACGGTTATTAGTTAAAGCAGGAGCGAATGTGAAAGTGGTAATGACTCCTTTCGCAAAAGAATTTATTACACCGCTCACGCTTTCCACGCTTTCAAAAAATCCGGTTTACTCGGAGTTTATTGCCAATGCGCACGGAGAATGGAACAATCATGTTGACCTTGCGCTGTGGGCAGATTATATTTTAATTGCTCCCGCCACTGCTGATGCAATGGCGAAAATGGCAAACGGAATCTGCGATAATCTTCTTCTCGCAATTTATCTTTCCGCTAAATCTCAAGTTGTAGTTGCGCCTGCAATGGATTTGGATATGTGGAAACATGCTGCCACAAAAGAAAATCTGAAAAAGTTAAAATCATTCGGCAACATAATCATTCCTCCCGATAGCGGTGAACTTGCCAGCGGACTGGAAGGCGAAGGAAGAATGGCAGAGCCCCAAGCAATTGTTCAGTTTCTTTCTGAGCAGATAAAAAAAAACTCTCCGCTCAGCGGTAAGAAAGCGCTTGTAACTGCCGGTCCCACTTACGAAGCCATTGACCCTGTGCGTTTCATCGGTAATCATTCATCGGGCAAAATGGGGTTTGCGGTGGCGGAAGCGTTAGCAAAGAGTGGGGCAGAGGTAACGTTGGTTTGCGGACCAAATTCTCTCTCGGTAAAAAATAATTCCATAAAAAGAATTGATGTTACAACAGCAGATGAAATGTATGCGCAATGCAAAAAGAATTCTAAAGCAGATATAATTGTAATGGCGGCTGCCGTGGCTGACTTCACGCCCAGGGAAAAGGCAAAAGCAAAGATTAAAAAGGGAATAACGGAAATACAGGAAATAAAGGTTGAGCCCACAAAAGATATTTTATCTGAACTCGGCAAACACAAAAACGGAAGTTTGCTCGTTGGCTTTGCGCTTGAAACGGAAAACGCAATTCAGAATGCAAAAAAGAAACTATACAATAAAAACATGGACTTGATCGTTCTCAATTCGCCAACATCTGAAACCGGCTTTATGCACGATACAAACAAAATCACTATTATTGAAAAACGCTTTGACTCCGCTCAGCGTGACAAAGTGAAAAAGTTTGAACTGATGAGCAAAGAAAACTGCGCAAAGGAAATTGTGAATGAAATAATAAGGAAAGTAAAATGA
- a CDS encoding DNA-directed RNA polymerase subunit omega, translated as MDYKKSNAELNTITRDLRTFEAKTGNLYESVVVVGKRANQLNQEIKEELTGKLADFASHTDNLEEIFENREQIEVSKYYERLPKPHAIATQEFMEDKIYFRNPAKGSKSF; from the coding sequence ATGGACTACAAAAAATCAAACGCAGAACTAAACACCATCACCCGCGACCTTCGGACATTTGAAGCCAAGACAGGGAATTTATATGAATCAGTGGTGGTGGTGGGAAAGCGCGCCAACCAGCTTAACCAGGAAATAAAAGAAGAACTCACAGGCAAACTTGCCGATTTTGCTTCGCACACCGACAACCTCGAAGAAATTTTTGAGAACCGCGAGCAGATTGAAGTTTCAAAATACTACGAGCGTTTGCCAAAGCCGCACGCCATTGCCACCCAGGAATTCATGGAAGATAAAATCTATTTCAGAAATCCTGCCAAGGGCTCGAAGAGTTTCTAA
- a CDS encoding histone H1, giving the protein MQKYEALKQLVANMDNDVQKFYGGNNAAGTRVRKHLQDVKRACQDMRDEVQEIRKGRKDA; this is encoded by the coding sequence ATGCAAAAGTACGAAGCCCTCAAACAATTAGTTGCCAACATGGACAACGATGTTCAGAAATTCTATGGCGGAAACAACGCAGCAGGAACGCGCGTTCGCAAGCACCTGCAGGATGTTAAACGCGCCTGCCAGGACATGCGCGATGAAGTGCAGGAAATCCGCAAAGGACGCAAGGACGCGTAA
- a CDS encoding aminotransferase class I/II-fold pyridoxal phosphate-dependent enzyme, which produces MKDLFEKIKENRGAIGQYAKLAHGYFAFPKLEGEISNRMIFRGKERLVWSLNNYLGLANHPEVRKTDKEAAEKYGLALPMGARMMSGNSNFHEQFENELADFVHKQEAILVNFGYQAMVSAIDCLVDRRDVIVYDAEAHACIVDGVRLHIGKRFAFLHNDMQSLEKLLERATKIVEETGGAILVITEGVFGMRGDQGKLKEIVSLKKKFKFRLFVDDAHGIGIEGKNGGGTGEEQNCQDEVDIYFGTFAKSFAMIGGFIASEENIIEYLRYNMRSQVYAKAMPMPLVIGGLKRLELMRNHPEFRKKAWDITHALQSGLKKAGFDIGDTNSCVTPVYMKGSIPEATNIVIELREKYNIFCSIVVYPVIPKGMMILRIIPTAAHTLEDVNYTIDCFKKVKEKLAKGEFQSEKIAAVT; this is translated from the coding sequence ATGAAAGATTTATTTGAAAAAATAAAAGAAAATCGTGGAGCCATTGGACAGTACGCAAAACTAGCGCACGGCTATTTTGCTTTTCCTAAATTAGAAGGAGAAATTTCTAACCGAATGATTTTTCGCGGAAAAGAACGACTCGTTTGGAGTTTGAATAATTATCTCGGGCTTGCCAATCATCCTGAAGTAAGAAAAACAGATAAAGAAGCCGCAGAAAAATACGGGCTTGCGCTTCCCATGGGAGCGCGCATGATGAGCGGCAATTCAAATTTTCACGAACAGTTTGAAAACGAACTTGCCGATTTTGTTCACAAGCAGGAAGCCATTCTTGTAAACTTCGGCTACCAGGCAATGGTTTCAGCCATTGATTGCTTGGTTGACCGCAGAGATGTAATTGTGTATGATGCCGAAGCGCATGCCTGCATAGTGGATGGCGTTCGCCTTCACATTGGAAAAAGATTTGCTTTCCTTCATAACGATATGCAGAGTTTGGAAAAACTTCTTGAACGCGCCACAAAAATTGTGGAAGAAACCGGAGGAGCCATTCTTGTAATCACCGAAGGCGTTTTCGGAATGCGCGGTGACCAGGGAAAACTAAAAGAAATTGTTTCGCTGAAAAAGAAATTCAAGTTCCGCTTGTTTGTAGATGACGCACACGGAATCGGAATCGAAGGAAAAAACGGTGGCGGCACAGGCGAAGAACAAAACTGCCAGGATGAAGTGGATATTTATTTCGGCACGTTTGCAAAATCTTTCGCCATGATTGGAGGATTCATTGCCAGCGAAGAAAACATTATTGAATACCTGCGCTACAATATGCGCTCTCAGGTTTACGCCAAAGCAATGCCCATGCCACTTGTGATTGGCGGATTAAAACGACTCGAACTCATGCGCAATCATCCTGAGTTCAGAAAAAAAGCATGGGACATAACTCATGCTCTTCAAAGCGGATTAAAGAAAGCCGGCTTTGATATTGGCGATACAAATTCATGCGTTACTCCTGTTTACATGAAGGGTTCCATTCCCGAAGCAACAAATATTGTGATTGAACTCAGAGAGAAATACAACATCTTCTGCTCCATTGTGGTTTATCCGGTTATTCCAAAAGGCATGATGATACTGCGCATTATTCCCACAGCAGCCCACACGCTTGAAGATGTGAATTACACCATAGATTGCTTCAAAAAAGTTAAAGAGAAACTTGCAAAAGGAGAATTTCAATCTGAAAAAATTGCAGCCGTAACTTAA
- the bamD gene encoding outer membrane protein assembly factor BamD, producing the protein MNNKFTKSASRRDSEQKNEFVRKIRNINLVILCSICFVFFSCSDYNRLLKSTDYNKKYEAAIKYYDDKQYTKALTLLEELVSVYRGTNKAEKIMYYYAYATYSTGDYLLAGYHFENFVKTFPASDKTEECSFMYAYCYYLESPRYSLDQTDTKNAIKELQMFINKYPDSKRKEECNELMSKLRAKLEMKYYEIAKQYYFLEDYKAAVVACGGVLKDFPDTKYREELMFLIVKSNYLYASKSIEKKKIERLKLTVDAFNKFVSYYSETNKYYSEAEGYSLNAKKQLDNLKATP; encoded by the coding sequence ATGAACAATAAATTCACAAAATCAGCGTCCCGAAGGGATTCAGAGCAAAAAAACGAATTTGTACGAAAAATACGAAATATAAATCTTGTAATTCTGTGCAGCATTTGCTTCGTATTTTTTTCCTGCAGCGACTATAACCGGCTTCTGAAAAGCACCGACTATAATAAAAAGTACGAAGCCGCCATTAAATATTATGACGATAAGCAATATACCAAGGCACTCACACTGCTTGAAGAATTGGTGAGTGTTTACCGCGGAACAAACAAAGCGGAAAAAATAATGTACTACTATGCGTATGCCACTTATTCCACAGGGGATTATCTTTTAGCCGGCTATCATTTCGAAAATTTTGTGAAAACATTTCCTGCCAGCGATAAAACCGAAGAATGTTCTTTCATGTATGCTTATTGTTATTATCTCGAATCGCCTCGCTATAGTTTAGACCAGACGGATACAAAAAATGCAATCAAAGAATTGCAGATGTTCATCAATAAATATCCCGACAGCAAGCGCAAGGAAGAATGCAACGAACTTATGTCGAAACTCCGCGCCAAACTTGAAATGAAATACTACGAAATTGCCAAGCAATATTATTTTCTGGAGGATTATAAAGCCGCTGTGGTTGCGTGCGGAGGCGTGCTCAAAGATTTTCCCGATACAAAATACCGCGAAGAATTAATGTTCTTAATTGTAAAATCTAATTATCTTTACGCCTCCAAAAGCATAGAGAAGAAAAAAATAGAACGGCTTAAATTAACCGTGGATGCGTTTAATAAATTTGTAAGTTATTATTCTGAAACCAATAAATATTACAGTGAGGCGGAAGGATATTCGCTGAACGCAAAAAAACAATTAGACAATTTAAAAGCAACTCCTTAA
- a CDS encoding PKD domain-containing protein: MKKYFLLLTSATLIFKIGYSQTNVSGFISSNTTWTLAGSPYIIVGNTLLDSGFTLTIDPGVMVKFNSKKSLQISGILRAIGTNTAQITFTSNTITPASGDWDYILFNTQATDYDTTAKTGCIMQYCIVEYGGGDPSKGAVHAPDAVPYFNYCNIRNNANSGLFINASGPAFKTVYIINSTFTNNNTTTGGGGGAYLEGGAGYRRFYITGCLFSNNSAVNGGGAIEGGGGAPSGYTFYITGNTFLNNSTWGSVNSSGGAMNLGGSVLISDNVICNNSAYQYGGGISFYASGLMKDNIIYNNNTPYYGGGIAVFSSPLITNNVIAHNSASNSGAICNADNIVRNHIVDNTSTDQNQAIGQYLGLTAFNYNTITRNITTGTSSAPVTSVVYLSAPGAGTFPFYNNNIYGDYATYEIWNANLTGNDIMAKNCWWGTTSTSVIDSKIWDYFDNATLGIVYYAPYKSSPDTTAPVTPPVNVIKTDLGGGKIKVTWNTNPEIDLAGYKIYYGSPTGYSFANFINAGNVNTYTLSSTSITDTIALTAYDSLADGTKDMFEGHESWFTNAVGKPIPAFSASPIPVCAGDTVFFTDLTPTTYSYTNTTWSWSFPGGMPAVSSAQNPKVIYYNSGTYSVKLVVTNIAGSDSITMTNYIAVDTLPNPTITPSGQTIFCQGDSVMLNVGTGYSSYQWSTGESTQTIVVNQTGTYSATVSNNCGNSTTSISVTVNPIPTVGPMSPVSICTGQSATLCASGGIFYSWAPGNQTFACIAITPTASTTYTVTIADASGCTNNDSVMVTVNSLPSVALALNPDTVCIGSGAYALTGGSPNGGIYSGTGVSAGNFDPAVAGTGTHTITYSYTDVNGCTDSSSAQIYVDLCTGLQTFSDNQSVTIFPNPFSTQTVLQTDNLLHNATLTVYNCFGQTVAQIKNISGQTVTFSRGNLSSGLYFVRLTTPSPVLGEGGGEVYTGKLVITDK, translated from the coding sequence GATTTTTAAAATTGGATATTCGCAAACCAATGTAAGCGGTTTCATTTCTTCCAATACTACATGGACTCTTGCGGGCAGTCCATACATTATAGTAGGAAATACTTTATTGGACAGCGGTTTTACGCTGACCATTGACCCCGGAGTGATGGTGAAATTCAACAGCAAGAAATCTCTGCAGATAAGCGGAATATTACGGGCAATAGGAACAAACACGGCTCAGATTACTTTTACAAGCAATACGATTACTCCAGCGTCTGGAGATTGGGATTATATTCTTTTTAATACACAGGCAACCGATTATGACACCACTGCTAAAACCGGCTGCATCATGCAATACTGCATAGTGGAATATGGTGGCGGAGATCCCTCAAAGGGTGCGGTACATGCACCAGACGCTGTTCCTTATTTTAATTACTGCAATATACGCAATAACGCAAACTCAGGATTATTCATTAATGCCTCTGGTCCTGCCTTTAAGACGGTATATATTATCAACAGCACATTTACAAATAATAACACTACTACAGGTGGCGGAGGAGGAGCATATCTTGAAGGAGGCGCTGGTTACAGAAGGTTTTATATCACCGGCTGCCTGTTCAGCAATAACTCGGCTGTTAACGGAGGAGGCGCTATTGAAGGCGGTGGCGGTGCTCCTTCAGGATATACTTTTTACATTACGGGAAACACTTTTTTAAATAATTCCACTTGGGGCAGCGTTAACAGTTCGGGCGGAGCAATGAATTTAGGCGGATCGGTTCTTATTTCAGACAATGTTATTTGTAATAACAGCGCATACCAATATGGCGGAGGAATATCATTTTATGCCAGTGGTTTGATGAAGGATAATATCATTTATAATAACAACACTCCTTATTATGGAGGTGGTATTGCTGTTTTTTCATCTCCGCTCATTACCAATAATGTTATAGCACATAATTCGGCAAGCAATTCTGGCGCTATATGTAACGCTGACAATATTGTAAGAAACCATATAGTAGATAACACTTCTACAGACCAAAACCAGGCCATAGGACAGTATTTGGGTCTTACGGCTTTTAATTATAATACAATTACAAGGAACATAACAACGGGTACATCTTCTGCTCCTGTTACTTCTGTAGTTTATTTATCTGCTCCGGGTGCCGGTACTTTTCCTTTCTATAATAATAATATTTATGGCGATTATGCAACTTATGAAATATGGAATGCCAACCTTACAGGAAATGATATAATGGCAAAAAACTGCTGGTGGGGTACTACATCAACTTCTGTGATTGATTCAAAAATATGGGACTACTTTGATAATGCCACCCTTGGCATAGTATATTATGCTCCTTACAAATCATCACCCGATACAACTGCACCTGTTACTCCACCGGTGAATGTGATTAAAACCGATTTGGGAGGAGGAAAAATAAAAGTAACATGGAATACAAATCCTGAAATTGATTTGGCAGGATATAAAATTTATTACGGCTCTCCTACGGGATATTCATTTGCAAATTTTATAAATGCCGGCAATGTAAATACATACACGCTTTCATCCACCTCTATTACTGACACTATTGCTTTAACTGCTTATGATTCTCTTGCAGACGGAACAAAAGATATGTTTGAAGGACATGAAAGTTGGTTTACCAATGCGGTGGGAAAACCCATTCCTGCTTTTTCTGCATCGCCCATTCCTGTCTGCGCAGGCGATACCGTATTTTTTACAGACCTTACTCCTACTACTTATTCATACACCAACACAACATGGTCATGGAGTTTTCCCGGTGGAATGCCCGCAGTGTCATCGGCACAAAATCCGAAAGTGATTTATTATAATTCCGGAACATATTCTGTGAAATTAGTTGTAACAAATATTGCCGGCAGCGATTCTATCACTATGACAAATTATATTGCGGTGGATACACTTCCCAATCCAACAATTACTCCAAGCGGACAGACCATATTTTGTCAGGGAGACAGTGTGATGCTGAATGTAGGCACAGGATATTCTTCGTATCAATGGTCAACGGGCGAAAGCACACAAACAATTGTTGTGAATCAAACTGGAACATACAGCGCGACAGTTTCCAATAACTGCGGCAACTCCACAACAAGTATTTCTGTTACTGTTAATCCGATTCCAACCGTGGGTCCTATGAGTCCTGTTTCAATATGTACTGGACAAAGTGCAACCTTATGCGCAAGCGGTGGTATATTTTATTCCTGGGCGCCCGGCAATCAAACTTTTGCGTGTATCGCAATAACGCCCACCGCTTCCACAACTTATACTGTAACTATAGCGGATGCTAGCGGATGCACGAACAATGATAGTGTTATGGTAACAGTTAATTCTTTGCCCTCTGTTGCACTTGCATTGAATCCAGATACTGTTTGCATCGGTTCTGGCGCGTATGCGCTTACCGGGGGTTCACCCAACGGAGGAATTTATTCCGGCACCGGAGTAAGCGCAGGAAATTTTGACCCGGCTGTAGCAGGAACCGGCACTCACACCATAACTTATTCTTATACCGATGTAAACGGATGCACCGACAGTTCATCTGCACAGATATATGTGGATTTGTGCACAGGGCTTCAAACTTTTTCCGATAATCAATCAGTAACGATTTTTCCGAATCCTTTTTCCACACAGACAGTTTTGCAGACAGACAATCTTTTACATAACGCAACTCTCACGGTTTACAATTGTTTCGGGCAGACAGTTGCGCAAATAAAAAATATCAGCGGGCAGACGGTTACTTTCTCTCGTGGCAATCTCTCAAGCGGACTGTATTTCGTTCGGCTGACAACTCCCTCTCCTGTTTTAGGAGAGGGCGGGGGTGAGGTCTACACAGGCAAATTAGTAATCACCGACAAATAA
- a CDS encoding DUF4835 family protein — MIRNRIIISLVVLLVISHWSLVIGQELNCSVQILSPQFQNSTDKKIFQTLQQSLFEFMNTRKWTNDVFQQDERIECSLVITITDHPSSDVFKGDVQVQVRRPVYKSSYNSLLLNVRDKDLEFKYVEYQPLEYIENTFTYNLTSMLAYYAYVILGTDYDSYSQEGGTAFYQKAQTIVSVAQNAAEKGWQSNQNDHNRYWLVENILNSSYKPLRECIYKYHRMGFDQMSQDVVSARAVVLAALLPLKSVYETKPGNYSLTVFFLAKSDEIVNLFMPAEQEEKTKLLELVNLIDPANTVKYNKIKEQSSGQ, encoded by the coding sequence ATGATTCGGAATAGAATAATAATTTCACTTGTAGTTTTATTAGTCATTAGTCATTGGTCGTTGGTCATTGGTCAGGAACTCAATTGCTCGGTGCAGATTCTTTCTCCGCAGTTTCAAAATTCAACCGACAAAAAAATATTTCAAACGCTTCAGCAGTCCCTTTTCGAATTCATGAACACCCGCAAATGGACCAACGATGTGTTTCAGCAGGACGAACGCATTGAATGCAGTTTGGTCATTACCATTACCGACCATCCTTCTTCCGATGTGTTCAAAGGCGATGTGCAGGTGCAGGTGCGAAGGCCCGTTTATAAATCATCGTATAATTCTCTACTCTTAAATGTGCGCGACAAAGACCTTGAGTTTAAATACGTGGAATACCAGCCGCTCGAATACATTGAAAATACTTTCACCTACAATCTCACTTCCATGCTGGCGTATTATGCCTATGTGATTCTCGGAACCGATTACGATAGTTATTCGCAGGAAGGCGGAACTGCGTTTTATCAGAAAGCGCAAACCATTGTTTCTGTTGCGCAGAATGCCGCAGAAAAAGGATGGCAGAGCAATCAGAACGATCACAACCGCTACTGGTTAGTGGAAAATATTCTGAACTCATCGTACAAGCCGCTGCGCGAGTGCATCTATAAATATCACCGCATGGGTTTTGACCAGATGTCGCAGGATGTGGTGAGCGCGCGCGCGGTGGTGCTTGCTGCGCTGCTGCCTTTGAAAAGCGTGTATGAAACCAAGCCCGGCAATTATAGTTTAACGGTTTTCTTTCTTGCCAAGAGCGATGAAATTGTAAACCTCTTTATGCCTGCCGAGCAGGAAGAAAAAACAAAACTTCTTGAGTTGGTGAATTTAATTGACCCCGCCAACACCGTTAAGTACAATAAAATTAAAGAGCAGAGCAGCGGGCAGTAG
- a CDS encoding adenylosuccinate synthase — MKADVLLGLQWGDEGKGKIVDVIADKYDIVARFQGGPNAGHTLEFNGLKHVLHLIPSGIFHERIVNIIGNGVVIDPTVFKKEILALEKLGAQSRKNLFISKRAHLILPTHRLLDAASEAAKGKEKIGSTLKGIGPAYMDKTGRNGLRVGDIFSPDFKKKYDFLVEKHKQLLALYDFKYDLKEHEPAWFDGIETLKQFNCIESEKYLHDAFAEKKTVLAEGAQGSLLDIDFGTYPYVTSSNTVCAGACTGLGIAPNKIGNVIGIFKAYCTRVGSGPFPTELNDATGELIRKAGNEFGSTTGRPRRCGWLDLPALKYAIAISGVTELIMMKADVLAGLDTIKVCTHYLTPHSPLLEQGEGKIDFLPYDISIPLLPIYKDFNGWKTDCRNAGRNLPQPLLDYIHFIEKEVNTPITLISIGPDRTQIIQRGKESRKENANISR; from the coding sequence ATGAAAGCAGATGTTTTGCTCGGTTTGCAGTGGGGCGATGAAGGCAAAGGAAAAATTGTTGACGTCATTGCCGACAAGTACGATATTGTTGCGCGCTTTCAGGGCGGACCCAACGCAGGGCACACGCTTGAATTCAACGGGCTCAAGCACGTTCTACATCTGATTCCCTCAGGAATTTTTCACGAGCGGATTGTAAACATTATCGGCAACGGAGTGGTGATTGACCCCACGGTTTTCAAGAAAGAAATTCTTGCACTTGAAAAACTCGGAGCTCAATCAAGAAAAAATCTTTTCATTTCAAAGCGTGCGCATTTGATTCTTCCCACGCACCGATTGTTAGATGCTGCCAGCGAAGCAGCGAAGGGAAAAGAAAAAATCGGTTCAACTCTCAAAGGAATCGGTCCTGCGTATATGGACAAGACAGGAAGAAACGGTTTGCGCGTGGGAGATATTTTTTCTCCTGACTTCAAAAAAAAATATGATTTCTTAGTAGAGAAGCATAAACAACTTCTTGCGCTTTATGATTTCAAATACGATTTAAAAGAGCATGAGCCCGCGTGGTTTGACGGAATAGAAACCCTCAAGCAATTTAACTGCATAGAGAGCGAAAAATATTTGCACGATGCATTCGCAGAAAAGAAAACCGTTCTGGCGGAAGGCGCGCAGGGTTCGCTGCTTGATATTGACTTCGGCACCTATCCGTATGTAACTTCCTCCAACACCGTTTGCGCGGGCGCGTGCACGGGCTTGGGAATTGCTCCCAACAAAATCGGGAACGTAATTGGAATCTTCAAAGCGTATTGCACGCGCGTGGGCAGCGGACCTTTCCCCACCGAACTGAATGATGCCACCGGAGAACTCATTCGCAAGGCGGGAAATGAATTCGGCTCCACCACCGGACGTCCAAGACGCTGCGGCTGGCTTGATTTGCCCGCGCTGAAATATGCCATTGCCATCAGCGGTGTTACCGAACTCATCATGATGAAAGCCGATGTGCTTGCAGGGTTGGATACTATTAAAGTTTGCACGCATTACCTCACCCCTCACTCCCCTCTCCTTGAGCAAGGAGAGGGAAAGATTGATTTTCTTCCCTATGACATTTCCATTCCGCTTCTACCTATATATAAAGACTTCAACGGCTGGAAAACCGATTGCCGCAATGCCGGCAGAAATCTTCCTCAACCGTTACTCGATTACATTCATTTTATAGAAAAAGAAGTGAACACGCCCATCACCCTCATTTCAATAGGTCCTGACCGCACGCAGATTATTCAAAGAGGGAAAGAAAGCAGAAAAGAAAATGCGAATATAAGCAGGTGA